Below is a window of Humulus lupulus chromosome 2, drHumLupu1.1, whole genome shotgun sequence DNA.
GGTTGCAGTTGGAGGTTGGTTCTCAAGTGGTTGGACGAAAAGACATGTCGAAAAGTGTCTTTGATATCTGGAAAGAGGTGAGGTATCAAAGTAAACTCCTTtgacatattttttaattgttaatgACATCATTCCTGTGCTTACATGTGGTGATGATATACTGTTTTTAGGTTTTCCAAAAGAGAAAACCGAAAAGAGAAAGGAGATCTAACTTTAGCAGTCAGACCACTTCCAATGAGTTTGACTCTTTGCACTCTCTCATTTCTAGCCGGTAGGTAGCAATTACTGTAAGTGTTGTCTGTTCTTTTTCAAATCACGTATCATGCTTAACTGTCAATTACTTTGCAGTGGTGACTATGATTTAATCATGGATGGCATACATGAAAATATTTTGCAGCTCCATTATCATGATCCAGTGATGCAAAAAACTGTAAGCCTCTTTGATATAATCTCACTGAATACAGCCTgaaatataaaaacaaaaaatttttTTGACTTCATACTATGTTTTTTGAAGGTCAAATGCATAAATAATCTTGGAGCTTCTGACCTTCTGCACCAATATATTATGCGCACTCAACAGATGCCTCTTTATGGTAATTAAATTTAATTCTGCTCTTCCAATGGATTTGATTCAACACAAATCCAATTAATTCAGTTTTGTTTTTTCCTCAGTTGTTTTATCCTTTCTTTTATGCAGCTTACCAGCCAGCTATTGCAATTACCATACATCGTTCGGTagcccaaattcaaaaaccaAATATTGAGTGGCCAAAGTCTAATCAAAGGTATCTTTGAGCCTTGTAAAAGTAAAATGtagaaaagttttttttttagctAACTTGAATCTTGTTGAAAATTTAGATGCCGAACAATGTTTATGGAAAAAAGAGATATTTTAAGTTCTTGGTACCACACAATTCCACCGCATATTTCAAGGCATTTGTCACCTACCTCCTTTGTAGAAGAGTCAGTTTCCTTACTACTACACATTCTGTCACCATCAACTCTAAGACCGGTATGATACTTTTAACTTCATTTGTGTATTGTTTCCCTTCAATGCTTATTCAATTCAGTTCAAACTTCAAATTTCTGTGATATTTGTATCTCCGTCACTTGAGACTGAAGTGGATAGTGCTTTGTCTGAATAAAAATTTGTGCACACTCATGAGGGATAAGTCAAGTGCTCCTATGGGGTTTGAAGTTCAATTACTCGTGGAGATCTGTGTAATCTATCTctaaaaaattatatgttttagtAAAAAGACAACTGTGATTTAAAATAATGTTAATAGTAAAAGTTCAGCATTTTTACCTTCTTTTGTGCAAAATTGATCTGATTATAAACGTAGTTTACGGGGACACCTTGTATTGCACTCCTTTAAATTCTCTTTTATTGTGGCGTTGcaacatttattgattttatgtTACATTCTTATTTTCCTCTAAACATTTACTTTGAATCTTTTAccattagaaaatatattatGTGGTTCAATATCTGCCGAATTGATGTTCTGAGAATCATGAACTGTAAGACATCTTGTACTAAGAGATGCAACGCCTCTGTGTATGTCATAATAGTTTACTTGGTATGTAAAGTGATGTCAAGTTTTGTTAATGTTTCTGACAAAACCTGATATTCTTTGTAGGCTGCATTAAACTCACTATCGGAAAAGGAGAAGGGTGATCTGGATCAGTTAGTTGGCAAGATGGTATCTTATTCGTTAACATATACGAATGTGAAATCAAACCCTCTTCCTAGTGACCTGGGTAATGGAGCAACATCAGATGTCATGGGTCTTGCTTTTGATCCCCCCATTGCCGACTTTATCAATTTCAAGGTTTGTTGCTGGAGTTGTCTTTTCTGTGCTCTATGTTGAAAATATTGTCTGATTTAATTTTCTTACAAGTGAACAGGGGTACAGGTCTGGCCATTACGTACTTGCATTAGCAATGAAGCAGGTGTTGGTACACGAGGTAAGCTCTATTACTTCTTAAgtgaattaatatatatttttcaaaatatcctTCTGCTTACAAATGATATAATATGTTGCATGCCAGGTGGAAAAGCAAAGGATCTTGCAAGTAAGCACGAGGAGATTTGCAAATTTAACTAATGGAGGCAACGAGGATAACCAAGTACTTTTAGGGGAAGAAATCAGTAGATCACAACCTGATAAAGCAGATAAAAGCATTGAGAAAACTTCAAGGCCTTCAAATCCTAGCATCTCTGCTACTTCTAGTAACTCTTATTCCAGCAGAAATGTTACCACGGCAAGTGTGAATTTGAAGTCGGCCAAACCTCCAAAGAGGTCATCCACAAGTTTTTTTGACAGGTAAACGAGTTCTTTGTATGTAATATCATTTGACTTTTAATGTCGCCTATACCGTTCTATACTTTTTTTAAATTTCTGTTTTTGGTAACCAATTCGTTGTTGTATCTGTTACTTGTAATTATTGAATTTTATAAGGTAAAATAACGTACGCATCTCCTAGTTTGCACCATTCTTCTCTTTCGTGTACTATTTCAAACTCGGTGACTAAGCCATTTTTATTACTGCGTTCTGTGGACTCAGGACAAATGTTGGACATGGGTTTTTGTTGAATTGTcaaatttatttcttttttttctttctccatCTATTTGACCATGTCCAGTCATTGTATGCTTAGTGTAACATGTcggccttgatggcatgttacaagctaggatggcgctcggtcagatgcgcacgcgagggtgcaggctggtgagcatgctgatgcctagtttgtacggcagtggcattttcgtaaatatcttcaatattgcccggaaatggacgagatttggtaggttccatattgaagggtcaatgaacgcaatggtatgattagatttgggagattcggagaattggcgagctggaagctaaatatgtctcccaagcgaaaatcatatatgttcctggtagaaggctaaaagctcagaagactctttgtagggggagcaccaggtgtcagctctccaccaccccctggcgcaggtgcgtcaagtgagctactactagttgggaggactagcagggcgggcatatgaggaccacaagGGGACTCATacgtctccatgagtaggagtactcatggacattaccgggccgccctggtagtgcgtcgaagtgtgctgccagaggtttaagggtacggttctcTTGGCTTGCCgagatgccgcttgcatggaacgtggcccaaaccttcgagagatgtcgtggtgcgccatggccacgaatctcgacacgagatggcatgggaagtcattcgtgggacttgttagcatgcaagcattggagggtgcactatgcttgagtaagacagaggtccagtgtatgctactagtctggcagccagtctcgagggcctgccaacatggatgatggtatggtgccttgaggattggaccatggacgtatgggagtccttggtctgtgatgtgagctaatcggatagtatcgaatggggcatgatgagaggtgttggcacgtcagcttggtgttggctcttggccacacatgctaccttgacttgcgaatgtctgggtgagcatcggtgttgggatttggcttgccatagtgagaacctatggacagtgtgagtgtcttggctagatagccttgatgcatgattgcactcatagatgcttgagagcatgactcagcgagagttgttcaagagacggaagtgtgcagaggcacacggtcgcgcgaaaaatgtgcccattattattcgaatggctggaaggctgaccttggctcagaggagtcaaggtgccgcacgggtatttccgctgtcaaaatgtcagcccgtgacagttggtatcagagccaggttcatctcaagttggggtgaacctggttggcccatcctagaaAGGATGTAGGCATGCTGAAGGACCATAAAGGTCTGGATGCTTGGACAGATGTCGTTGAGCCctttagtcacctagaaaggatcagtaggctgagacgggatgagacttggttgctcttcttcgtgggaatactggacatcctagagaggggacaagttatggttgcttcgaatcaaagttcagtgatgctagaaagacaacaaccacgtgcaattgtggagaggtgctacaaaagagttggaactcattgacatgagacaaagtttgatcgagaggtcaaagttttatgcttggttcactagttcaAGTTTTCCTGAGTGACAGTGTAAGTCGCGTGGAGCGctgttgttgaaaagggaacttgtacgCAAGAGTGGGTGAGCATAATAGTGGCCGTCAGACTCTTGTCAGTCACGACAGAAGTCGAGAGTGGATAGCTTTGGAAAACTAGATAAAGATGAACATGGaatgcttcagttgctacttgtgtgccaaaCGGCATCACATGGAGACCAAGGTGGCAGTGGCCGCGATCGTCAGAGGATAGTCGTACTTGGAAGTGTTGGCATGTTTACTTGTTCTGGTCCGGAAGGGAGGCGCCGAGACAATTGAGTGGGACGTGTTGGCTCACAGAGATATTATCTTGGGTGAGCAACACTAAGGCATTGTAAGATATGCTATgttgtggaatatatgcatcaaaggccagcagggccgaGTAGACCGCGCGTAGTGGTCATAATAGTACTAGAGTTTCGAGAGCGCTGGAGGGCTGCGTCAGGGAAACTTAGTACTGCAAGAAGGCTTAAGGAGGCAGATATGGTGCTTGAGTTTAAATGTGGGCTGGAGGGCCTTGCTATTGGGACTTGGTGACCATAGAAGTCGAGAGAAGCTGCCTGGAGGGGCAAGATGCTAGTATAGAGCAGATGGATGGCTATGTGGACAGTGCATGCATAGGGGAATCGACAGTGGTGCTACACGAAGTATTTGACTCGAGAGTCATATCCTACGAGGGGGCACTTCTAGATTTTTTTGGGTGCATGAAAACTTGAGGTGGTCAAACGCTCTTGCGTGTgggcaagttgtcgaggacgctaactgttgaagtgggggagagaccttcacggttcaaacatccaaatagcagaccaatgttccattacgaaagcatcgagatgagttatcatggagatcgttagttgttcagaatgtaaagtcaaggagactcagagacaaagacagagccagttacctagggtgaaagtcgtcaagagtcaggtactaaggtaacatcagtgcaacGTTCGTCTAAGGTGAAAGTCAAcaagactcaggtactaaggcaacgtagagatgtcgaggggcgaagagtcagaatggctgagacattagttcaacatcatcttcaaaagtgataaatggaacgagggaCCGCATGAGAAAAACggttagcttgcgagctataccttgagaggtacacctcgagaagagaagttattcccaagttgaagtgggggagcccactaattcatatgttcgaagggtcagggtacttgttcagttttggtgtgtgaatctagagagaaacacaacaacagatgggttgtacagtgcgaagacatgcatgactgatgcaagtaggtcaggtgaccaattgaaactgcagatagacaatatgcatgggcgtaggctgagaccaagattgggcaggtgttgcagcatgttatgggacatgcttagtgttttatggggacacgtgtttatgggaacacaagccgaatgattcagagaacatatgccgaagggagatagcggaataggacaacttcagacctcaagggtgaggtaaagtgcagtcaagttggtcaagattcaacaggtcatctagagttaggcaaggttgatttgggggcAAAACTTGAGGCATGATGCTGAGAGTCAGCATGAGCACGAGCCAGAAGGCACTGTAGTGGTTTTgaatgatgtcagatcattgaccacGTTGTAGAAGCTCAAGAGGAACAGTGATGCTTATGGTCAGAAGTGGCCATTTCGCATCAAGccatgggtatgcagtaaggccggagggccaaaagtctgagagactacttcgcgaagtctgtgtgcaaggatccactagatactgcataaaggctacagtcggcatgagtgccacgttgaagagagacatgccttcaatggaaggatgtttcgtaggtgtcgttgggaacggttggtttgcgaacctcaccctgaggggtgcaccttaatttcctccttgtcaataagagagtaggcattggaagattggcgggaaagcaacaatcaaaagatgtgttggctttggggtcagtgttgcaagggctgcttggttgactGGAGGGACATTGTGATGGACTCAGAGGAGTTCATGTgtgcaaggagtattcgagtgcagTGGCACTACTTCATGGGAGAATTCTGAATAGCGACGGTGGCATGGGGTCCCTGGTCGAGTCCAAGGGTGGAcgtgggagatcatcaccaagttaGTGGTTCTACAGTAgtagagggactagtgcagactcaagattcggaagaagcatggagtgagcttaggagtcgaggcaggaagattggccagcgatctgtcgatgagggcatcaacaattgaagtgtgggagagtgtaacatgccggccttgatggcatgttacaagctgggatggcgctcggtcagatgcgcacgcgagggtgcaggctggtgagcatgctgatgcctagtttgtacggcagtggcattttcgtaaatatcttcaatattgcccggaaatggacgagatttggtaggttccatattgaagggtcaatgaacgcaatggtatgattagatttgggagattcgaagaattggcgagctggaagctaaatatgtctcccaagcgaaaatcatatatgttcctggtagaaggctaaaagctcagaaggctctttgtagggagAGCACcaggtgtcagctctccaccaccccctggcgcaggtgcgtcaagtgagctactactagttgggaggactagtagggcgggcatatgaggaccacaagGGGACTCATacgtctccatgagtaggagtactcatggacattaccgggccgccctggtagtgcgtcgaagtgtgctgccagaggtttaagggtacggttcccttggcttgccgagatgccgcttgcatggaacgtggcccaaaccttcgagagatgtcgtggtgcgccatggccacgaatctcgacacgagatggcatgggaagtcattcgtgggacttgttagcatgcaagcattggagtgtgcactatgcttgagtaagacagaggtccagtgtatgctactagtctggcagccagtctcgagggcctgccaacatggatgatggtatggtgccttgaggattggaccatggacgtatgggagtccttggtctgtgatgtgagctaatcggatagtatcgaatggggcatgatgagaggtgttggcatgtcagcttggtgttggctcttggccacacatgctaccttgacttgcgaatgtctgggtgagcatcggtgttgggatttggcttgccatagtgagaacctatggacagtgtgagtgtcttggctagatagccttgatgcatgattgcactcatagatgcttgagagcatgactcagcgagagttgttcaaaagacggaagtgtgcagaggcacacggtcgcgcgaaaaatgtgcccattattattcgaatggctggaaggctgaccttggctcagaggagtcaaggtgccgcacgggcatttccgctgtcaaaatgtcagcccgtgacacttATCACCATCTCGCCTCTCAGTATGGTACGGAAATGAAGATTCCATACTTCTATGTAACCCAATCACTATTGATGTACTTTTTAAAATGTTAACTCAAATTTTCTGACCAGTTAGTTCAACATCTCTCCTCATGGCTTTATTAGGAAATATGGGTGTTTTGTCTTTGATACATAATTTGGTGGGATACTTAAAAAAAACGTTTATTACTTATTTTGATAACTAATTTACAATCTCTCTCTAATATGATATCTATAagtttttattatcaataagatTATTTAGAATACTATAATGACCAGTAAATGCATTATCTTGCACATTTCTTCAAGTTTATGATCTCATGTCTACTTAAAATACAGGTTTAAAAAGATTGGTACTGGTTCTCAGAATTCTGAAATTGTTGTCCCAAAGGAAGAAACCTCAGAGAGAGACTTACGCCCACTGCTGTTTAAATTTAATGAGGTACACATTCACACCTTTACTATTTCTTTCATCTTATAAATACCAATAACGATCATAATTATTGCTCACATTTGTTAATGCTAACTTCCTGAAATTAGAGTATTTAAGCTGCAGAGTTAGATTTCAGAATAATCGTAATATTAGTATGTGCGTGCAATATCTGTGTCTATGAAACAGAAAAATCTTCTTAAAACGTAAAAACAGAAAAGGACAAGAAGTCGTTACAATAAGTGCTGAACCATTGTACCTCGCACTGCACTTTTAACTGTCtgctttttcctttttttctcaCCACGTCCTTCTGTTATATATATGGAGAAAGGAAACGCCAATCAAACACATACATGTTTCTAAAATGTTTCACAATTACTCTAGCCTACGCATTTTTCTATGATCACAGTTTACCTTACATGAAAAGCCTTAGCTGTTCAATTCTTCACATGATCTCATTTATTAGAAATATTATAAATGCTTTGATGTATTACATGGCCAAAATGGTCAATTGACTCAGGACAGTTTTAAGCTGACCTGAAGCATCTTGCAAGATGCCTTTGCTGTTAGCAGTTTGGCTAATAATTCCCTTACAACCAAGCAAAGTCTCCAAACCGATTTGGTGCTAAAAGACCATAACTCATTTGTGACTGTTATGAGGGTATAGATTCATTTTCTACTAATCATGTCTGCTACCACCTATAACTTTTATCTTCTTGGTGAATTTAATCAAGGATACTAAGTCTGCCATTTCTGTCTCCTTTAAAGAACAACATCCTCGTTGGCTTTCTGGTTTCTGAAGGTTTTCATACAAGAATTTTGTTTCAAATAACTGTGAATTCACATGTTTGGACTCTTGCATGGAGGATTAGACCTGATTATTTTGGAGCACAATTAACACACTAACAAATTCTTCACTCATTAGTTGTTGACATCTTCTGTCTATTATTTCTCTCCGCTTTTGTCATGCAGGGTTTCACAAATGCAGTAAAGAGGCCAGTTCGCATGCGTGAGTTTCTGCTATGATGAATCTTGGTTTCAGTAAGCAAAGGCGGCAGGAATCTTAGCCACATTTTCTTGCAAATTCAACAGCTACCCTTCTCTAAATCTATACATAATTGTACCCATATGTATGTATTTATACTCAAAACTTTTATGTATCAATAGCCATAAAAAGTCTGAAGCCTTTCTAATATGCAATAACCGCACCAGGTTTCAGTTGCAGCCTGATTTAGTTGGGAAGAACTAATGAGATGGACGGGCAGCAAAGGAGAGTAATTTCTGTAAAATGGTAAAGTTGTTTTGCTTGCCTGCCTGCTAATCAATATCAAAATTTTGTGAGAAGTTCTTAGAAGCACCtaattttttcattaatacataattCAATTTTAAACTTTCTGACATCTGTTTagtttttattcatttatctgaTGTTAAGTGCATAAAGTGTGTAGAGGGATTATGCCTAAACTTGTAAAGCACATTATAGTTTCTACGAAACAATACAAATGGGAAAACAAATTAAAGAAAGAGAATTTACACGCTTGAGATAACAAAATTTAGAGAACTCTAACACTAGAAAGGCGCCCCCCATTAGTAGCCACACAACAAACATTTTAATCGGTACATTTATCATGATACGAGTAGACCACCTAAAATCAtagcaaaatagtaattttttttttaaaaaaaaaaaagaaaaaaagttagTTGTTACTCTAGTTTCATTTTATTTGATCATATCTGAACGTTTCCACCAGAGGTAGTAGTAGTATCATCAGGAGGACTTATAGAAATCAGCAGCAGAGAAATCGTAATCGAGATCAGTCCAGCCCACACAAACACAATCGTAGGAACTCGTCCTCTCCTTCCCATCAACCCTTTAGCAAAAGGGTACATATGAGCCAAAACCCAAAAGCTAAAGAAAGTCCCTCCCAAGAGCTTGTTCCACTGCGGTAGCACACTGTACAAGGTCCTAAAACAACTAATCACCACCGCAACAATGTTGACCACAATAATAGTCAACGGCATTATAAACAAACTGGTCCACTTAACAATGTACAAGTCAGCAAACACATCCTCCTCGTCATCCCCACCtgacttagaagtcaacttaaacgAGATCTCAATACCTGCTATGATTTTCAATAAGCCTTGTACTACAGCCACAAGGTGGGCACTGGTCCCACCGATGACCCAAAACTGTTCGTTTCGCCACCATTCCTCGAGACCAATCCCAGACCATTTCACTTCTAGGAGGGAGATGAGAGTCAGGCATAGTGTGATGATTAGGAGGTAGGCAAGGAATGCCACGTTAAGGCCTTGTACTATGAACTGTCCCGAAAGGAGGGACAGAGCTGGAAGAAAACAATAAACGACGAGGAAGATTGATGTGAAGGGATAGATTCCCACGTTGAGGTACGCCACGCGCTGGAGGAACTTGAGACGGCGCGTGGCTAGAAGAGCATTGTTCTTGGAGAAGAAAATCTCGACTGAGCCTGTGGCCCACCTGAGCACCTGGTGCAGCCGGTCGGTGAGGTTGATTGGAGCGGTGCCACGGAAGGCGTCTCGTTTTGTGATGCAGTAGACTGACCGCCAACCCCGGTTGTGCATCCGGTAGCCGGTCACCACGTCCTCCGTTACGGACCCGTATATCCACCCTATTCTATCTCCCCATTCTGTCTTGTCCTCGTACCTGTTTGTTTttttcaacaacaaaacaaaacacGTTTATTTCGTAAGAACTCTTTTTTGGTTTGTTTGTagtttttttaagagaaaaatggAAGAATAAATGAAAACACATTATGAAGGCTCTGTCTGTAGTAAGACATATTCA
It encodes the following:
- the LOC133815690 gene encoding cellulose synthase-like protein D1, with translation MPFGTQVATEAFHVQPIRLADHSSVKNGRPPGALLLPRPPLDAPTVAEAVAVISCCFVLLLKKTNRYEDKTEWGDRIGWIYGSVTEDVVTGYRMHNRGWRSVYCITKRDAFRGTAPINLTDRLHQVLRWATGSVEIFFSKNNALLATRRLKFLQRVAYLNVGIYPFTSIFLVVYCFLPALSLLSGQFIVQGLNVAFLAYLLIITLCLTLISLLEVKWSGIGLEEWWRNEQFWVIGGTSAHLVAVVQGLLKIIAGIEISFKLTSKSGGDDEEDVFADLYIVKWTSLFIMPLTIIVVNIVAVVISCFRTLYSVLPQWNKLLGGTFFSFWVLAHMYPFAKGLMGRRGRVPTIVFVWAGLISITISLLLISISPPDDTTTTSGGNVQI